One genomic segment of Thalassospiraceae bacterium LMO-SO8 includes these proteins:
- the rplF gene encoding 50S ribosomal protein L6 translates to MSRIGKNPVLVPDGVTVEIDGMTVKAKGKLGELSETLVDDVVVTMEDNLIKFAPANDTQRARQMWGMSRTKVNNLVEGVSQGFKKQLDISGVGYRAAMQGNKLVLQLGFSHDVEYPVPAGIKIACPEQTQIVIEGIDKQLVGQVAAEIRAYRPPEPYKGKGVRYAGEFILRKEGKKK, encoded by the coding sequence ATGTCGCGTATTGGAAAAAACCCGGTCCTGGTGCCTGACGGCGTCACCGTCGAAATCGACGGCATGACGGTCAAGGCCAAGGGCAAGCTGGGCGAGCTGAGCGAGACCCTGGTTGACGATGTCGTCGTCACCATGGAAGACAATCTGATCAAGTTCGCGCCCGCGAACGATACCCAGCGCGCCCGGCAGATGTGGGGCATGAGCCGCACCAAGGTGAATAACCTGGTGGAAGGCGTCAGCCAGGGCTTCAAGAAGCAGCTGGATATTTCCGGCGTCGGCTACCGTGCCGCCATGCAGGGCAACAAGCTGGTTTTGCAGCTTGGTTTCAGCCACGACGTCGAGTATCCGGTGCCGGCCGGCATCAAGATCGCCTGCCCGGAACAGACGCAGATCGTCATTGAAGGCATCGACAAGCAGCTTGTCGGTCAGGTCGCGGCGGAAATCCGCGCGTATCGTCCGCCGGAGCCCTACAAGGGCAAGGGTGTCCGCTATGCCGGTGAATTCATTCTCCGCAAGGAAGGGAAGAAGAAGTAA
- the rpsH gene encoding 30S ribosomal protein S8 — MSMTDPLGDMLTRIRNGQQARKAVVLSPSSNLRANVLEVLKREGYIRGFQKREEKPGMAELEIELKYHEGQPVIREIQRVSTPGRRVYSGIGDLPRVYNGLGISILSTPRGVLSDHECREHNVGGEILCQVF; from the coding sequence ATGTCTATGACCGATCCCCTGGGTGATATGCTCACCCGCATCCGCAACGGACAACAGGCGCGCAAGGCCGTGGTTCTGTCGCCGTCTTCGAATCTGCGGGCCAACGTGCTCGAGGTTCTGAAGCGCGAAGGCTACATCCGTGGCTTTCAGAAGCGCGAAGAAAAGCCCGGCATGGCGGAACTGGAAATCGAACTGAAGTACCACGAAGGCCAGCCCGTGATCCGCGAGATCCAGCGCGTGTCGACGCCGGGCCGGCGTGTCTATTCGGGCATCGGCGACCTGCCGCGGGTCTACAACGGGCTGGGCATTTCCATCCTGTCGACCCCTCGGGGCGTGCTGTCCGATCATGAATGCCGCGAACACAACGTCGGCGGCGAAATTCTCTGCCAGGTGTTCTAA
- the rpsN gene encoding 30S ribosomal protein S14, with the protein MAKKSAIEKNNKRARMAKSYAAKRERLKAITKDETASPEDRFNAHLKLAALPRNSSPTRYRLRCELSGRSRGNYRKFKISRIAMRDLASDGMIPGMVKSSW; encoded by the coding sequence ATGGCGAAGAAAAGCGCGATTGAGAAAAACAACAAGCGGGCCCGCATGGCGAAGAGCTATGCCGCGAAACGGGAACGTCTGAAGGCGATCACGAAGGACGAAACGGCATCGCCGGAAGACCGCTTCAATGCGCATCTCAAACTGGCGGCACTGCCCCGCAACTCCTCGCCGACCAGGTACCGCCTGCGGTGCGAATTGTCGGGCCGGTCGCGCGGGAATTATCGCAAATTCAAGATTTCCCGCATTGCTATGCGGGATTTGGCCTCTGACGGGATGATTCCCGGCATGGTCAAGTCGAGCTGGTAG
- the rplE gene encoding 50S ribosomal protein L5 yields MATRLKEVYEKEIKPALMEEFGYANTYQVPKLEKIVLNMGVGDATEDRKRVDGALQDLTRITGQKPVATRAKKSIAGFKLREGMVIGAKVTLRKDRMYEFLDRLVNIALPRVRDFRGIQGKCFDGHGNFAMGLKEQIVFPEIDYDQVDKVRGMDIVICTSAETDDEAKALLKAFNMPLATK; encoded by the coding sequence ATGGCTACACGGCTCAAAGAAGTTTACGAGAAGGAAATCAAGCCGGCCTTGATGGAGGAGTTCGGTTACGCGAACACCTATCAGGTTCCCAAGCTTGAGAAGATCGTTCTCAACATGGGTGTCGGCGACGCCACCGAGGACCGCAAGCGCGTCGACGGCGCGCTTCAGGACCTGACCCGCATCACCGGCCAGAAGCCGGTGGCGACCCGGGCCAAGAAGTCCATCGCCGGCTTCAAGCTGCGCGAAGGCATGGTCATCGGTGCCAAGGTCACGCTGCGCAAGGACCGCATGTACGAATTCCTGGATCGCCTGGTGAACATCGCGCTGCCGCGTGTTCGCGACTTCCGCGGCATCCAGGGCAAGTGTTTCGACGGACATGGCAACTTTGCCATGGGGTTGAAGGAACAGATCGTGTTCCCGGAAATCGACTATGACCAGGTCGACAAGGTCCGGGGTATGGACATCGTGATCTGCACCTCGGCCGAAACCGATGATGAAGCGAAGGCTTTGTTGAAGGCTTTCAACATGCCGCTGGCCACCAAGTAA
- the rplX gene encoding 50S ribosomal protein L24 — translation MVARIKKGDKVVVLTGRDKGKEGEVLKVLPTADRAVVQGVNRMKRHQRATQTSTGGIIEREAPIHLSNLAHRDPKDGKPTRVGTKILNDGRKVRFAKRSGEQID, via the coding sequence ATGGTAGCGAGAATCAAAAAGGGCGATAAGGTCGTTGTTCTGACCGGCCGCGACAAGGGCAAGGAAGGCGAGGTGCTTAAGGTGCTTCCCACCGCCGACCGCGCCGTTGTCCAAGGTGTCAACCGCATGAAGCGGCACCAGCGTGCGACGCAGACGTCCACGGGCGGCATCATCGAACGTGAAGCCCCCATCCACCTGTCGAATTTGGCCCATCGGGACCCCAAGGACGGCAAGCCGACCCGCGTCGGCACCAAGATCCTGAATGACGGCCGCAAGGTCCGCTTTGCCAAGCGGTCCGGCGAGCAGATTGATTAA
- the rplN gene encoding 50S ribosomal protein L14, producing MIQSETNLDVADNSGARRVQCIKVLGGSKRKYASVGDVIVCSVKEAIPRGRVKKGEVVKAVVVRTAKDIRRADGTTIRFDSNAAVLINNAGEPIGTRIFGPVTRELRAKAYMKIVSLAPEVI from the coding sequence GCCGACAACTCCGGCGCCCGCCGGGTCCAGTGCATCAAGGTGCTGGGCGGTTCGAAGCGCAAGTACGCTTCCGTGGGCGACGTGATCGTCTGCTCCGTCAAGGAAGCGATCCCGCGGGGCCGCGTGAAGAAGGGCGAGGTCGTGAAGGCTGTCGTCGTGCGCACGGCGAAGGACATTCGGCGCGCGGACGGCACGACCATCCGCTTCGACAGCAATGCCGCCGTGCTGATCAACAACGCCGGCGAGCCCATCGGCACGCGTATCTTCGGCCCGGTGACCCGTGAACTTCGGGCCAAGGCCTACATGAAGATCGTGTCGCTGGCGCCGGAAGTGATCTGA